A single Chloracidobacterium sp. DNA region contains:
- a CDS encoding cytochrome C oxidase subunit IV family protein has product MSDNHSEEQHIGIPGYLTIFGILFVGTIVTYLVALTDLDSIFVGANTLVALGIAFFKMLCVMLFFMHVRWSPKMVWISALAAFFWLAIMFSFTMGDYFTRGNGVFGQ; this is encoded by the coding sequence ATGTCGGATAATCATTCAGAAGAACAACATATAGGCATCCCGGGCTACTTGACCATTTTCGGGATATTGTTTGTCGGCACCATCGTGACGTATCTCGTGGCTTTGACCGATCTCGACAGTATATTTGTCGGAGCAAATACATTGGTCGCGTTAGGCATCGCATTTTTCAAGATGCTGTGCGTGATGCTGTTTTTTATGCACGTCCGGTGGAGCCCTAAAATGGTCTGGATATCGGCTCTAGCTGCCTTTTTCTGGCTGGCGATAATGTTCTCGTTTACGATGGGCGATTATTTCACACGCGGAAACGGTGTGTTCGGGCAGTAG